Proteins encoded within one genomic window of Lysinibacillus sphaericus:
- a CDS encoding LysE/ArgO family amino acid transporter, protein MEAFLHGMILAFGLILPLGVQNVFVFSQGATQQRLILALPAAMTAALCDTLLILLAVFGLSVIVLQFEWLRLVLMGVGIVFLLYMGYSIWHSDSTTSQKSETLPVKKQVLFALSVSLLNPHAILDTIGVIGTSALKYNGTAQVLFTVACVLISWLWFFGLTLAGASFKKLDGSGKLMNFFNKCSAIFIWVTAIYLLSGLL, encoded by the coding sequence TTGGAGGCATTTCTGCATGGTATGATTTTAGCATTTGGACTTATTTTACCTTTAGGTGTACAAAACGTCTTCGTTTTTTCACAGGGTGCTACGCAACAACGTTTAATATTAGCCCTACCAGCTGCTATGACAGCGGCACTATGCGATACTTTATTAATTTTGCTTGCTGTTTTTGGTTTATCCGTTATTGTTTTGCAATTTGAATGGCTACGGCTTGTCTTAATGGGCGTCGGAATTGTATTCCTTTTATATATGGGCTATAGCATTTGGCACTCGGATTCGACAACTAGTCAAAAGAGCGAAACGTTGCCCGTTAAAAAACAAGTTTTATTCGCGCTGTCCGTATCCTTATTAAATCCACATGCTATTTTAGATACAATTGGTGTGATTGGCACCAGCGCATTAAAATATAATGGCACAGCACAAGTACTCTTTACTGTTGCATGTGTGCTCATTTCGTGGTTGTGGTTTTTCGGTCTAACATTAGCCGGTGCTTCTTTCAAAAAGCTTGATGGCTCCGGCAAGCTGATGAATTTCTTCAATAAATGTTCAGCAATCTTTATTTGGGTAACTGCTATTTATTTACTGAGTGGATTACTTTAA
- a CDS encoding arginase family protein: MEITHKKYKVRYGNSKILLTNENNSLFWESEICHTENTDKEERNFFTAADKAFFSYPLKKLGNVHLFGIPFNKGSNKSNSKVKNFAAALRESSLRLPIYLDEYNEQTSGIYDYLRDKYLMKNCLLVDHGDLSIVNDSLEETNHQIFQVLNYIEPQKTKFCVVGGDHSITYTLVKNLTKILLKRMLIIQFDAHHDCGSDILKMDKEICHSNFVRFLLQEEMIAGIIQIGVRGLRSLGQYYNHPKLFQLNFTDIDKLHSIVSELLNTGDEIIGYVSFDVDVLEPRDFPLVDFPKIEGPKLQEVINMIQEIFKIVPSIKAVDIVEGQSGGEPEQYDSVLHILLYLLDELTKNGDEK, from the coding sequence ATGGAAATAACTCATAAAAAATATAAAGTAAGATATGGTAATTCCAAAATTCTTTTAACAAACGAGAACAACTCCTTATTTTGGGAATCTGAAATTTGCCATACAGAAAATACAGATAAAGAAGAAAGGAATTTCTTTACCGCCGCGGATAAAGCCTTCTTTTCCTACCCATTAAAAAAATTAGGGAATGTTCATTTATTTGGAATCCCTTTTAATAAAGGTTCTAATAAAAGTAATTCAAAAGTGAAAAATTTTGCTGCTGCTTTAAGGGAATCGAGCCTACGACTTCCAATATATTTAGATGAATATAATGAACAAACTTCAGGTATTTATGATTATTTAAGAGATAAATATTTGATGAAAAATTGTTTGTTAGTCGATCATGGTGATTTATCAATAGTCAACGATAGTTTAGAAGAAACTAATCACCAAATATTTCAAGTATTGAACTACATAGAACCTCAAAAAACAAAATTTTGTGTAGTAGGTGGAGATCATTCAATCACATATACTCTTGTAAAAAATCTAACAAAGATATTATTGAAAAGAATGCTTATTATTCAATTTGATGCTCATCATGACTGCGGATCGGATATTTTAAAAATGGATAAAGAGATTTGTCATAGCAATTTTGTTCGTTTTTTATTACAAGAGGAAATGATTGCTGGAATCATTCAAATAGGTGTTAGAGGGCTTAGATCATTAGGGCAATATTATAATCATCCTAAACTTTTTCAACTCAATTTTACTGATATAGATAAGCTTCATTCAATTGTATCTGAATTATTAAATACTGGCGATGAAATAATTGGGTATGTTTCATTCGATGTTGATGTATTAGAACCTAGAGATTTCCCTTTAGTAGATTTTCCAAAAATTGAAGGACCAAAATTACAAGAAGTTATCAATATGATACAGGAAATTTTTAAAATTGTACCTTCCATAAAAGCAGTAGATATAGTCGAAGGACAATCAGGTGGTGAGCCTGAACAATATGATTCGGTTCTTCATATTTTATTATATTTACTGGATGAATTAACTAAAAATGGAGATGAAAAGTAG
- a CDS encoding MFS transporter: protein MFKNHNFVLLFFSRFFSVFADAMLFIILLSMLGNFGIRAIGLSIFFIFSTLPAIIFSLPAGAIIERKYLQKVMSFTDIIRFVLVGCLALINTIHLTPATIYIFVFAIVLCNIFYIPANSSLLPRIVKKEYLANANSYIQITMLFAKIGSYSVGAWSIKSGLSYSSLLLIVGSFYIISMIMILAVKPYHKNLSTNEPKTIIQDVKAGLAYIKINKLYSKLFQIFGAAWLVGSSVDLYLISYLVEVLERPHEDLYIITTYSLIGIGLGSFISPYLYKRINPKIGLYASSLFFGIIIALFSLKLPLAVLLIGLLFGGFAQGLFLIFINTYLQSNVEEKYLSRVYSLYHFVYTGVSLPGYLLFGYFIDRIGIINTGFIIASYLILIALVTIFYLPSLRNKKEILEERHS, encoded by the coding sequence ATGTTTAAAAATCATAATTTTGTTTTACTGTTTTTCTCTCGTTTTTTTAGTGTATTTGCAGATGCTATGTTATTTATAATTCTATTATCTATGTTAGGCAATTTTGGTATTCGCGCTATCGGACTTTCAATTTTCTTTATTTTTTCTACACTTCCAGCAATAATATTTTCTTTGCCAGCGGGGGCAATTATTGAAAGAAAATACCTTCAAAAAGTCATGAGTTTTACTGACATAATACGATTTGTTTTAGTTGGATGTCTAGCATTAATTAACACAATTCATTTAACACCTGCTACCATTTATATATTTGTCTTTGCCATTGTCTTGTGTAATATATTTTACATCCCGGCCAATTCTTCTCTATTGCCCAGAATTGTTAAGAAGGAATATTTAGCAAATGCAAATAGTTATATCCAAATCACAATGCTCTTTGCAAAAATAGGTTCTTATAGCGTGGGGGCGTGGTCGATTAAAAGTGGATTGAGTTATTCTAGTTTGCTACTTATCGTTGGCTCATTTTACATTATTTCGATGATTATGATTTTAGCAGTAAAGCCATATCACAAAAATTTATCAACCAACGAACCAAAAACTATTATACAGGACGTAAAAGCTGGATTAGCTTATATTAAAATAAATAAATTATATAGTAAGCTGTTTCAAATATTTGGTGCAGCATGGTTAGTTGGTTCGTCAGTGGATCTTTATTTAATATCGTATTTAGTGGAAGTATTGGAACGACCACATGAAGATTTATATATAATTACCACATATAGTTTGATTGGAATTGGTTTAGGATCTTTCATATCGCCTTACTTATACAAACGAATTAATCCTAAAATAGGGCTTTATGCTTCAAGTCTATTCTTTGGTATTATTATCGCTTTATTCTCATTGAAATTACCATTGGCGGTATTGTTAATAGGATTACTTTTCGGTGGATTTGCACAAGGTTTATTTTTAATTTTTATAAATACGTATTTACAAAGCAATGTAGAAGAGAAATATCTTTCACGAGTATACAGCTTATACCACTTCGTTTACACTGGAGTAAGCTTGCCAGGTTATCTACTTTTCGGATACTTTATTGATCGTATCGGCATAATTAATACAGGTTTTATTATTGCATCCTATTTAATATTAATTGCTTTAGTAACGATTTTCTACTTACCATCTTTACGAAATAAAAAGGAAATCTTAGAAGAAAGGCATTCTTAA
- a CDS encoding helix-turn-helix domain-containing protein has product MDNLGNTFRKLRLHKGYSLNNTAKDIMSVSHLSKFERDETGITVSKLLLLLNRINVSFEEFIYINNEFKVEHFEELIINMKESYLRGDLKFLNKLRNDEIFKFELTNVLSYKLNSIMIEAIISDLTANKVKQENLKILVDYLWQVEVWGEYEIILYGNTLHLLDIDVVIMLSSEVIKKSIYFKNMLSYKRNLFDIYFNTIRTCLEHNKLKETEAYLYELKNQNIPETFILEKTILNFYLGIFKMHTKYKQGLELAQESIYILHKVESLNHALNYEEYLQTYIKRLKKD; this is encoded by the coding sequence TCATTTATCTAAATTTGAAAGAGATGAAACTGGCATAACTGTTTCTAAGTTATTATTGTTACTTAATCGAATTAATGTAAGTTTTGAAGAATTTATCTATATCAATAATGAATTTAAAGTAGAGCATTTTGAAGAATTAATTATAAACATGAAGGAATCTTATTTACGTGGAGATTTAAAGTTTTTGAATAAGTTAAGAAATGATGAAATTTTTAAATTTGAACTAACTAATGTATTGTCATATAAATTAAACAGCATCATGATCGAAGCAATTATTTCGGACCTTACTGCCAACAAAGTTAAACAAGAAAATTTAAAAATACTTGTTGATTATTTATGGCAAGTAGAGGTCTGGGGAGAATATGAAATAATTCTTTATGGAAATACGTTACATTTATTGGATATAGATGTTGTAATTATGCTATCATCAGAAGTCATTAAAAAGAGTATATATTTCAAAAACATGTTAAGTTACAAGCGTAATTTATTTGATATCTATTTTAATACTATTAGAACATGTCTGGAGCATAATAAGTTGAAAGAAACCGAAGCATACTTATATGAATTAAAAAATCAAAATATACCTGAAACCTTTATTTTAGAAAAAACAATTCTAAATTTTTACTTGGGTATATTTAAAATGCATACAAAATATAAACAAGGTCTTGAACTTGCTCAAGAATCAATATATATATTGCATAAGGTTGAATCCTTGAATCATGCTCTAAATTATGAAGAATACTTACAAACATATATAAAAAGGCTTAAAAAAGATTAA